The following DNA comes from Maylandia zebra isolate NMK-2024a linkage group LG6, Mzebra_GT3a, whole genome shotgun sequence.
tgacagaaaaacactgtCACCAGAGATGATGGCCCATCAACAATCACAATCATGAGCGTCTCCGTGATTTTTGTCACCGGTATGGCACAGAGGAGATATGAGCAAGGTAAATACAGTGTTAAAACTGGcactgaaaacactgtgtaTACATTCAAGGGCTCCTGTGCCTTCAGACATATGTATTGTTTGAAGAGTGGCACTACACTCAAATTAAGTACTTTGTAAAGTGCTTAGACAAGTATTTAGACGATTTTACTTAAGTAAAAGTTATAATTCCATAAGTAATTGTACTAAAGTTTTCAAAACATGTCTAAAATATATAACGTACCCACTATTGCATTATCATATGATATGTGTGATATTATTGGATGATAAATATTAATTAATCAATATGTACACTTTCATGCTTCACATATTACTACTTAATTAAATGACTAATTTTAGCTTTATCTATAGTAATACACGGTAGTAAGATggaacagtggttagcactgttgccacagGGGTCCTAGGTTCGAAaaagaaaccccccccccccccaccccttcccaaaagaaaaaaaaaacaaaaaactctagCATCATAAGCCTAATATGCTGCAGGGCTGTCACATTGTAAGCCCTTGCAGAATCAGAGTAAGCAACTACAttttaaggaaggaaaatgACTTCGGTATAATTCAGTTAATCGCAGGCCATGTACTTAACCATGTACTCGTAGTCATCACCACTTCCTTAATTTTGAAATACTTACCAAAACTGTGAAACAGTCCTTTGGAAAATGGGAAGTGCTCTAACAGCATGAAGTATCTTTATTAtaactttcttctttttaacgAAGCAAAACATTTCATAATCAACTAAGCAAAGCTTTATTAAACAACCACATCAACCAGAGCAAACAAATATCAagaagacattcacattatggaCAGGTAGTTGAACGAAAGTGGACATTTAAGAAATTGCGTATGGGAGTAAAGTTCTTCATTTTGAACAGAACAGGGTGTATATTTAGAAAAATTTAAGTTCAGCAGAGAGAGCTGatttcactcttgctgcagccCCACTTGCAGCAAGCATTGGACAGTCCAACCACTACGTCCCGTCCTTTCCTGTCTGCGCTCCGTAGAGCCTCCAGGACCTCTTCTGTTATCGGTGAGCGAGCTGAGCGGCTGAGTCCTGCTGCTACAGAGGCTGGATTTTTCCATGGTTCGGATTCTGCAGGATCTTGCTCGCTCATAAGTTGAGGGATGGGATTTGCCTTCCATGGATCATAGGTCTTCTCTCCAATAAATGctgacaaaaagaataaaaagtaaATCTGTCAATATTGCAGTTTAATTCTTTGAAAACAAAGCACATTATAGAAAATCAGCACACAAAATCACACC
Coding sequences within:
- the rln3b gene encoding relaxin-3b isoform X2 translates to MTNTGDRVRPNDGHPSFYGVKLCGREFIRAVIFTCGGSRWRRSAEDSAFIGEKTYDPWKANPIPQLMSEQDPAESEPWKNPASVAAGLSRSARSPITEEVLEALRSADRKGRDVVVGLSNACCKWGCSKSEISSLC
- the rln3b gene encoding relaxin-3b isoform X1; translation: MWKAALLTLGLLVALVDRVRPNDGHPSFYGVKLCGREFIRAVIFTCGGSRWRRSAEDSAFIGEKTYDPWKANPIPQLMSEQDPAESEPWKNPASVAAGLSRSARSPITEEVLEALRSADRKGRDVVVGLSNACCKWGCSKSEISSLC